In a genomic window of Gigantopelta aegis isolate Gae_Host chromosome 9, Gae_host_genome, whole genome shotgun sequence:
- the LOC121382079 gene encoding protein SPA2-like, whose amino-acid sequence MKRLNKVLRFNKEKKKKGHSSDNASQNNRPVRPTAPEPAQGDGQEIASDSKIQEADKDFKLQETATVSKIQDTATDSKIQELTSDSRLQDTASDSEVKEPAFNAKVQETAIHSKVQEAASDCIIQEMASHSKIQEADTNSKVQETDTDCKVEETTSDFKVQETAIDSKIQEMASDSRDQDITTGSKVQETAPDFTDQKPAIDSKTQETVTDSKVQEMASDSKIQESDTDSKVHETATGCKVQEMDSDSKVEEPATDATVPETATDSKIHETVMDCKVQEIGSDFKIQEPDTDFKVMDTNTDRKVQEMASDSNVEEPATNATVQETATDAEVQETATDCKIQEIATDCKVHEMASDSMVEEPATDAKIEETATDSKIQETATDGTAQEMTSASKLQEANTDSKVQETASDSRFHDISTDSEVKEPVTNDTVQETATDSEVQERASDSKFHEIASNSKIQEADTHFKVQETATDFKVKEPATDAKVQETATDSKIQETATDCKVQEMDSDFKVTAIDSKIQEMAPDSRVQDITTGSKIQETAPDFTDQEKAIDSKIQETATNSNIQETVFRCKIQHTATDFKGKKMASGSKIQGMVTNYKIKKMASDSKIQETASDSKAQETVTDSKVQETAADCVVKEMASDSKIQEADTNYKVQDMTSDSKVQITATNITTDSKDKKTAIDSKIQETAPGSMAQETDTDSKVHETATDPKVQERAIDSNIQETASDSKIQETDTESNVKEAATDRKIQEMTSDSKVQKTTTNWKVHKMVSDSKIQEEDTDTNVQESATYSKVQETATDSQIPEIAADSKVQDILQNVWSLDEFNAVLFQEEYDKVFKQKKSWLTDYIQNQAAKEKLCISVQHSAPASACKQLKNPLMEALRIEQPFTARQSQRRSDMDIFAKRSWYNQRLVEEGE is encoded by the exons ATGAAAAGACTTAACAAAGTGTTACGGTTTaataaagagaagaaaaaaaaaggtcattCAAGTGACAATGCGAGCCAAAATAACAG gccTGTGCGACCAACAGCTCCTGAACCTGCACAAGGCGATGGTCAAGAAATTGCTTCTGATTCCAAAATCCAAGAAGCAGACAAGGATTTCAAGCTCCAAGAAACAGCCACTGTTTCGAAAATCCAGGATACAGCCACTGATTCCAAAATCCAAGAATTAACATCTGATTCCAGACTCCAAGATACAGCTAGTGATTCGGAGGTGAAAGAACCAGCTTTCAATGCCAAGGTCCAAGAAACAGCCATCCATTCCAAGGTCCAGGAAGCGGCTTCGGATTGTATCATTCAAGAAATGGCTTCACATTCCAAAATCCAAGAAGCAGACACCAATTCAAAGGTCCAGGAAACAGATACCGATTGCAAGGTTGAAGAAACGACTTCTGATTTCAAAGTCCAGGAAACTGCCATTGATTCAAAGATCCAAGAAATGGCTTCTGATTCCAGGGACCAAGATATAACTACTGGTTCCAAGGTCCAGGAAACCGCTCCTGATTTCACAGACCAAAAACCAGCTATCGATTCCAAGACCCAGGAAACAGTTACTGATAGCAAGGTCCAAGAAATGGCTTCTGATTCCAAAATCCAAGAATCAGACACCGATTCGAAGGTCCATGAAACAGCTACTGGTTGCAAAGTCCAAGAAATGGATTCTGATTCCAAGGTCGAAGAACCAGCAACCGATGCCACGGTCCCAGAAACAGCCACTGATTCCAAGATCcatgaaacagttatggattgTAAGGTTCAAGAAATTGGTTCTGATTTTAAAATCCAAGAACCAGACACCGATTTCAAGGTCATGGACACAAATACTGATCGCAAGGTCCAAGAAATGGCTTCTGATTCCAATGTTGAAGAACCAGCTACCAATGCCACGGTCCAAGAGACAGCCACCGATGCCGAAGTCCAAGAAACCGCCACCGATTGTAAGATCCAGGAGATAGCTACTGACTGTAAGGTTCACGAAATGGCTTCTGATTCCATGGTCGAAGAACCAGCTACCGATGCCAAGATCGAAGAAACAGCCACCGATTCCAAGATCCAGGAAACAGCTACTGATGGTACAGCTCAAGAAATGACTTCTGCTTCCAAACTCCAAGAAGCAAACACCGATTCCAAGGTCCAAGAAACAGCATCTGATTCCAGGTTCCATGATATATCTACTGATTCAGAAGTCAAAGAACCAGTTACCAATGACACGGTCCAAGAAACAGCCACTGATTCCGAGGTCCAGGAAAGGGCTTCTGATAGTAAGTTTCATGAAATTGCTTCTAATTCCAAGATCCAAGAAGCAGACACCCATTTCAAGGTCCAGGAAACAGCTACTGATTTCAAGGTCAAAGAACCAGCTACCGATGCCAAGGTTCAAGAAACAGCCACCGATTCAAAGATCCAGGAAACAGCTACTGATTGTAAGGTTCAAGAAATGGATTCTGATTTCAAAGTCACCGCCATCGATTCAAAGATCCAAGAAATGGCTCCTGATTCCAGGGTCCAAGATATAACTACTGGTTCCAAGATCCAGGAAACCGCTCCTGATTTCACAGACCAAGAAAAAGCTATCGATTCTAAGATCCAAGAAACAGCTACTAACTCCAACATCCAAGAAACGGTTTTTCGTTGCAAGATCCAACACACAGCTACTGATTTCAAGGGAAAAAAAATGGCTTCTGGTTCCAAGATCCAGGGTATGGTTACTAAttataagattaaaaaaatggCTTCTGATTCCAAGATCCAAGAAACAGCTAGTGATTCCAAGGCCCAAGAAACAGTGACTGATTCCAAGGTGCAGGAAACCGCTGCTGATTGTGTGGTTAAGGAAATGGCTTCTGATTCCAAAATCCAAGAAGCAGACACCAATTACAAGGTCCAAGACATGACTTCTGATTCCAAAGTCCAGATAACAGCCACCAATATAACTACTGATTCAAAGGACAAAAAAACAGCTATTGATTCCAAGATCCAAGAAACAGCTCCTGGTTCCATGGCGCAAGAAACAGATACTGATTCAAAGGTCCACGAAACAGCTACTGATCCAAAGGTTCAAGAAAGAGCCATTGATTCCAACATCCAAGAAACGGCTTCTGATTCCAAGATCCAAGAAACAGACACTGAATCCAATGTAAAGGAAGCAGCTACTGATCGCAAGATCCAAGAAATGACTTCTGATTCCAAGGTTCAGAAAACAACTACTAATTGGAAGGTCCATAAAATGGTTTCTGATTCCAAAATCCAAGAAGAAGATACCGATACCAACGTCCAAGAATCGGCTACTTATAGCAAAGTCCAGGAAACAGCTACTGATTCCCAGATCCCAGAAATAGCAGCTGATTCCAAGGTCCAAGATATTTTACAG AATGTCTGGAGCTTGGATGAATTTAACGCTGTCTTGTTCCAAGAAGAGTACGATAAAgtcttcaaacaaaaaaaatcctggTTGACAGACTACATTCAAAATCAAGCTGCTAAAGAGAAGTTGTGCATATCAGTTCAGCA